In a genomic window of Callithrix jacchus isolate 240 chromosome 22, calJac240_pri, whole genome shotgun sequence:
- the GEMIN7 gene encoding gem-associated protein 7 isoform X2 encodes MQQTTVCVCVSVSVDTSAPWLISSGGFSVNLITRLVPHSGNCEELAQCLSTELISSLEHRGHWEGGSVLGAGHLAAEKHRGHLEAHGEEIQGTESARGQEGIAPETPVTIPVPVLRLPRGPDGFSRGFAPDGRRAPLKPEVPQIQECPIAQESLESQEQRARAALRERYLRSLLAMVGRQVSFTLHEGVRVAAHFGATDLDVANFYVSQLQTPIGVQAEALLRCSDIISYTFKP; translated from the exons ATGCAGCAGACGacggtatgtgtgtgtgtgtctgtgtctgtggaCACATCAGCACCTTGGTTAATTAGTTCTGGAGGCTTCTCTGTTAACCTGATAACTCGGCTGGTTCCCCACTCTGGCAATTGTGAAGAATTGGCACAATGTTTGTCCACTGAGCTGATCTCATCTCTGGAGCACCGAGGCCACTGGGAGGGAG GCAGTGTTCTGGGAGCTGGACATCTAGCGGCGGAAAAGCACCGTGGCCACCTTGAAGCTCACGGAGAGGAGATACAGGGAACCGAAAGTGCAAGGGGCCAGGAAGGCATCGCGCCTGAG ACTCCAGTGACCATTCCTGTGCCTGTGCTCCGGCTGCCCCGGGGCCCTGATGGCTTCAGCCGTGGCTTTGCCCCTGATGGACGGAGAGCTCCTCTGAAGCCAGAGGTTCCTCAAATCCAGGAGTGCCCCATAGCTCAAGAATCCCTGGAATCCCAGGAGCAGAGGGCCCGAGCCGCCCTTCGGGAGCGATACCTCCGAAGCCTGCTGGCCATGGTGGGTCGTCAGGTGAGCTTCACATTGCACGAGGGTGTGCGTGTGGCTGCCCACTTTGGAGCCACCGATCTGGACGTGGCCAACTTCTACGTGTCACAGCTGCAGACGCCCATAGGTGTGCAAGCAGAGGCGCTGCTCCGATGTAGTGACATTATTTCGTATACCTTTAAGCCATAA
- the GEMIN7 gene encoding gem-associated protein 7 isoform X1, whose translation MQQTTVCVCVSVSVDTSAPWLISSGGFSVNLITRLVPHSGNCEELAQCLSTELISSLEHRGHWEGGSVLGAGHLAAEKHRGHLEAHGEEIQGTESARGQEGIAPETMQTPVTIPVPVLRLPRGPDGFSRGFAPDGRRAPLKPEVPQIQECPIAQESLESQEQRARAALRERYLRSLLAMVGRQVSFTLHEGVRVAAHFGATDLDVANFYVSQLQTPIGVQAEALLRCSDIISYTFKP comes from the exons ATGCAGCAGACGacggtatgtgtgtgtgtgtctgtgtctgtggaCACATCAGCACCTTGGTTAATTAGTTCTGGAGGCTTCTCTGTTAACCTGATAACTCGGCTGGTTCCCCACTCTGGCAATTGTGAAGAATTGGCACAATGTTTGTCCACTGAGCTGATCTCATCTCTGGAGCACCGAGGCCACTGGGAGGGAG GCAGTGTTCTGGGAGCTGGACATCTAGCGGCGGAAAAGCACCGTGGCCACCTTGAAGCTCACGGAGAGGAGATACAGGGAACCGAAAGTGCAAGGGGCCAGGAAGGCATCGCGCCTGAG ACAATGCAGACTCCAGTGACCATTCCTGTGCCTGTGCTCCGGCTGCCCCGGGGCCCTGATGGCTTCAGCCGTGGCTTTGCCCCTGATGGACGGAGAGCTCCTCTGAAGCCAGAGGTTCCTCAAATCCAGGAGTGCCCCATAGCTCAAGAATCCCTGGAATCCCAGGAGCAGAGGGCCCGAGCCGCCCTTCGGGAGCGATACCTCCGAAGCCTGCTGGCCATGGTGGGTCGTCAGGTGAGCTTCACATTGCACGAGGGTGTGCGTGTGGCTGCCCACTTTGGAGCCACCGATCTGGACGTGGCCAACTTCTACGTGTCACAGCTGCAGACGCCCATAGGTGTGCAAGCAGAGGCGCTGCTCCGATGTAGTGACATTATTTCGTATACCTTTAAGCCATAA
- the GEMIN7 gene encoding gem-associated protein 7 isoform X3 has translation MQQTTVCVCVSVSVDTSAPWLISSGGFSVNLITRLVPHSGNCEELAQCLSTELISSLEHRGHWEGGSVLGAGHLAAEKHRGHLEAHGEEIQGTESARGQEGIAPETMQTPVTIPVPVLRLPRGPDGFSRGFAPDGRRAPLKPEVPQIQECPIAQESLESQEQRARAALRERYLRSLLAMVGRQ, from the exons ATGCAGCAGACGacggtatgtgtgtgtgtgtctgtgtctgtggaCACATCAGCACCTTGGTTAATTAGTTCTGGAGGCTTCTCTGTTAACCTGATAACTCGGCTGGTTCCCCACTCTGGCAATTGTGAAGAATTGGCACAATGTTTGTCCACTGAGCTGATCTCATCTCTGGAGCACCGAGGCCACTGGGAGGGAG GCAGTGTTCTGGGAGCTGGACATCTAGCGGCGGAAAAGCACCGTGGCCACCTTGAAGCTCACGGAGAGGAGATACAGGGAACCGAAAGTGCAAGGGGCCAGGAAGGCATCGCGCCTGAG ACAATGCAGACTCCAGTGACCATTCCTGTGCCTGTGCTCCGGCTGCCCCGGGGCCCTGATGGCTTCAGCCGTGGCTTTGCCCCTGATGGACGGAGAGCTCCTCTGAAGCCAGAGGTTCCTCAAATCCAGGAGTGCCCCATAGCTCAAGAATCCCTGGAATCCCAGGAGCAGAGGGCCCGAGCCGCCCTTCGGGAGCGATACCTCCGAAGCCTGCTGGCCATGGTGGGTCGTCAG TAA
- the GEMIN7 gene encoding gem-associated protein 7 isoform X4, translated as MQTPVTIPVPVLRLPRGPDGFSRGFAPDGRRAPLKPEVPQIQECPIAQESLESQEQRARAALRERYLRSLLAMVGRQVSFTLHEGVRVAAHFGATDLDVANFYVSQLQTPIGVQAEALLRCSDIISYTFKP; from the coding sequence ATGCAGACTCCAGTGACCATTCCTGTGCCTGTGCTCCGGCTGCCCCGGGGCCCTGATGGCTTCAGCCGTGGCTTTGCCCCTGATGGACGGAGAGCTCCTCTGAAGCCAGAGGTTCCTCAAATCCAGGAGTGCCCCATAGCTCAAGAATCCCTGGAATCCCAGGAGCAGAGGGCCCGAGCCGCCCTTCGGGAGCGATACCTCCGAAGCCTGCTGGCCATGGTGGGTCGTCAGGTGAGCTTCACATTGCACGAGGGTGTGCGTGTGGCTGCCCACTTTGGAGCCACCGATCTGGACGTGGCCAACTTCTACGTGTCACAGCTGCAGACGCCCATAGGTGTGCAAGCAGAGGCGCTGCTCCGATGTAGTGACATTATTTCGTATACCTTTAAGCCATAA
- the ZNF296 gene encoding zinc finger protein 296, whose amino-acid sequence MSRRKAGSAPRRVDPAPTANPDDEMEMQDLVIELKPESDGPPQQAPRLGPFSPKEVSPAGLFGGEPHHSPDPKPAGAALLALGARNPWTLWTSLTPNLPDRQPWTDKHPDLLTCGRCLQTFPLEAITAFMDHKKLGCQLFRSPSPSHGSEREELKTLSCLRCGRQFTMAWKLLRHAQWDHGLSIYQTESEAPEAPLLGLAEVAAAASAVVGPAAEAKSPQASGSGLTRRSPTCPVCQKTLSSFSNLKVHMRSHTGERPYACDQCPYACAQSSKLNRHKKTHRQVTPQSPLMADTSQEQASAAPPEPAAHAAAPASTLPCNGGEGAGAAATAGVQEPGAPGSGAQAGPGGDTWGTITTEQRINPANSQKASPKKMPKSAGKSRGPGGSCEFCGKHFTNSSNLTVHRRSHTGERPYTCELCNYACAQSSKLNRHRRMHGMTPGSTRFECPHCRVPFGLRATLDKHLRQKHPEAAGEA is encoded by the exons ATGTCCCGCCGCAAGGCCGGCAGCGCGCCCCGCCGAGTAGACCCCGCGCCCACCGCCAACCCAGACGACGAGATGGAAATGCAGGACCTCGTCATCGAACTGAAGCCCGAGTCGGACGGGCCGCCCCAACAGGCACCAAGGCTGGGGCCCTTCTCCCCGAAGGAGGTGTCCCCGGCGGGGCTGTTCGGAGGCGAACCGCACCACTCCCCTGACCCCAAGCCCGCCGGGGCCGCCCTCCTCGCCCTCGGCGCGCGGAACCCGTGGACCCTGTGGACATCGCTGACCCCGAACCTTCCAG ACCGCCAGCCCTGGACCGACAAACACCCAGATCTGTTGACCTGCGGCCGCTGCCTGCAGACCTTCCCGTTGGAGGCCATCACTGCCTTCATGGACCACAAGAAGCTGGGCTGTCAGCTCTTCagaagccccagccccagccacggCTCAG AACGAGAGGAGCTGAAGACCTTGAGCTGCCTGCGCTGCGGCAGACAGTTCACCATGGCCTGGAAGCTGCTGCGCCATGCCCAGTGGGACCATGGACTGTCCATCTACCAAACGGAATCAGAGGCCCCGGAGGCCCCACTGCTGGGCCTAGCCGAGGTGGCCGCAGCCGCGTCGGCAGTGGTGGGGCCAGCAGCTGAGGCCAAGAGCCCCCAAGCAAGTGGGAGTGGGCTCACCCGGAGGAGCCCCACCTGCCCTGTGTGCCAGAAGACCCTTAGCTCCTTCAGCAACCTCAAGGTGCACATGCGCTCACACACAGGCGAGCGGCCCTATGCGTGCGACCAGTGTCCCTATGCCTGCGCCCAGAGCAGCAAGCTCAACCGCCACAAGAAGACCCACCGCCAGGTGACACCCCAGAGCCCCCTCATGGCCGACACCAGCCAGGAGCAGGCCTCTGCGGCCCCTCCGGAGCCAGCTGCCCATGCCGCTGCTCCCGCCAGCACCCTCCCATGCAACGGTGGTGAGGGGGCTGGGGCCGCCGCCACAGCAGGTGTCCAGGAACCCGGGGCTCCTGGCAGTGGGGCTCAAGCCGGCCCCGGTGGAGACACCTGGGGAACCATCACCACAGAACAGAGAATCAACCCTGCCAACAGCCAGAAGGCATCACCCAAAAAGATGCCCAAGTCAGCGGGTAAGAGCCGCGGGCCCGGGGGCAGCTGCGAGTTCTGCGGGAAGCATTTTACCAACAGCAGCAACCTGACGGTGCACCGGCGCTCGCACACCGGGGAGCGCCCCTACACCTGTGAGCTCTGCAACTACGCCTGTGCCCAGAGCAGCAAGCTCAACCGCCACCGCCGCATGCACGGCATGACGCCTGGCAGCACCCGCTTCGAGTGTCCCCACTGCCGTGTGCCCTTTGGCCTGAGAGCCACTCTGGACAAACACTTGCGGCAGAAGCACCCCGAGGCGGCCGGGGAGGCCTGA